A DNA window from Ranitomeya imitator isolate aRanImi1 chromosome 2, aRanImi1.pri, whole genome shotgun sequence contains the following coding sequences:
- the LOC138664199 gene encoding L-allo-threonine aldolase-like isoform X1, translating into MSCPMTRVRAAVSLGIRCWHSPHPHRSLALRAPLFCPPVRPMYTRSQSGADVGAMVVDLRSDTVTKPCAEMRRAMAEAEVGDDVYGEDPTVNEIQRHAAQLLGTEDALFVTTATMANLISVMVHCRLRGSEVLVGDESHMFFYEQGNTAQVAGVFPRSVRTLKDGRLDLKDLESKIQHDYPDVHFAQTRLVCLENSHNRMGGRVLPLSYMQEVRDLADRYGLKIHLDGARLLNAAEALRVEAAEIVRFCDSVSLCLSKGLGAPVGSLLGGNVEFIAEARRVRKLLGGAMRQAGVLAAPGLVALRLAKETTKLDHQNAKTFAKAVHELASPVCSTDPAAVDSNMVLLTITAPLIAQELCNRLSANDQQSDVVVKALVISPGTVRLVWHRDVSTENTLQALEKLKQVLQKYNTGAP; encoded by the exons ATGTCTTGCCCTATGACGAGAGTGAGGGCGGCTGTGTCCCTGGGGATCCGCTGTTGG CACAGTCCTCATCCTCACAGAAGCCTGGCACTTAGAGCGCCCCTGTTTTGCCCCCCAGTACGCCCCATGTATACCAGAAGCCAAAGCGGTGCGGACGTAGGCGCCATGGTGGTGGATCTGCGCAGCGACACGGTCACCAAGCCCTGCGCAGAGATGAGGAGGGCCATGGCCGAGGCAGAGGTCGGAGATGACGTCTATGGTGAAGACCCCACTGTGAATG AGATTCAGCGACATGCGGCGCAGCTCCTCGGAACGGAAGATGCTCTGTTTGTGACCACCGCCACCATGGCCAATCTGATCTCAG TCATGGTTCACTGCCGGCTCAGGGGATCGGAGGTCTTGGTTGGGGACGAGTCTCACATGTTCTTCTATGAGCAGGGAAATACGGCACAG GTTGCAGGAGTGTTCCCTCGTTCCGTACGGACCCTAAAAGATGGACGCCTGGACTTGAAGGATTTGGAGAGCAAGATCCAACATGACTACCCAGATGTGCATTTTGCTCAGACGCGGCTCGTTTGCCTGGAGAACAGCCACAACCGCATGGGGGGCCGCGTGCTACCCCTGTCCTACATGCAGGAG GTGCGGGACCTGGCCGATCGCTACGGGCTGAAGATCCATCTAGATGGGGCGCGACTCCTGAATGCAGCAGAGGCGCTGAGGGTGGAGGCCGCAGAGATTGTCCGCTTCTGTGACTCCGTGTCACTGTGTCTGTCAAAA GGACTTGGGGCACCAGTGGGTTCCTTACTTGGGGGcaacgtggagtttattgcagaggcGCGGCGGGTACGGAAGTTGCTTGGGGGAGCAATGAGGCAGGCTGGCGTACTGGCGGCCCCCGGACTGGTGGCATTGAGACTTGCAAAAGAGACCACGAAGTTGGATCATCAGAACGCCAAGACGTTTGCCAAAG CGGTACACGAGCTGGCCTCGCCCGTCTGCAGCACGGACCCGGCTGCAGTGGACAGTAACATGGTGCTGCTCACAATCACGGCACCGCTGATCGCTCAGGAGCTGTGCAACCGGCTCAGCGCCAACGACCAGCAGTCCGATGTGGTGGTAAAAGCTCTGGTCATTTCTCCTGGCACCGTACGGCTCGTCTGGCATCGGGACGTGTCCACGGAGAACACGCTGCAGGCACTGGAGAAGCTAAAGCAGGTGCTACAAAAGTACAACACGGGGGCTCCCTAG
- the LOC138664199 gene encoding L-allo-threonine aldolase-like isoform X2 has translation MYTRSQSGADVGAMVVDLRSDTVTKPCAEMRRAMAEAEVGDDVYGEDPTVNEIQRHAAQLLGTEDALFVTTATMANLISVMVHCRLRGSEVLVGDESHMFFYEQGNTAQVAGVFPRSVRTLKDGRLDLKDLESKIQHDYPDVHFAQTRLVCLENSHNRMGGRVLPLSYMQEVRDLADRYGLKIHLDGARLLNAAEALRVEAAEIVRFCDSVSLCLSKGLGAPVGSLLGGNVEFIAEARRVRKLLGGAMRQAGVLAAPGLVALRLAKETTKLDHQNAKTFAKAVHELASPVCSTDPAAVDSNMVLLTITAPLIAQELCNRLSANDQQSDVVVKALVISPGTVRLVWHRDVSTENTLQALEKLKQVLQKYNTGAP, from the exons ATGTATACCAGAAGCCAAAGCGGTGCGGACGTAGGCGCCATGGTGGTGGATCTGCGCAGCGACACGGTCACCAAGCCCTGCGCAGAGATGAGGAGGGCCATGGCCGAGGCAGAGGTCGGAGATGACGTCTATGGTGAAGACCCCACTGTGAATG AGATTCAGCGACATGCGGCGCAGCTCCTCGGAACGGAAGATGCTCTGTTTGTGACCACCGCCACCATGGCCAATCTGATCTCAG TCATGGTTCACTGCCGGCTCAGGGGATCGGAGGTCTTGGTTGGGGACGAGTCTCACATGTTCTTCTATGAGCAGGGAAATACGGCACAG GTTGCAGGAGTGTTCCCTCGTTCCGTACGGACCCTAAAAGATGGACGCCTGGACTTGAAGGATTTGGAGAGCAAGATCCAACATGACTACCCAGATGTGCATTTTGCTCAGACGCGGCTCGTTTGCCTGGAGAACAGCCACAACCGCATGGGGGGCCGCGTGCTACCCCTGTCCTACATGCAGGAG GTGCGGGACCTGGCCGATCGCTACGGGCTGAAGATCCATCTAGATGGGGCGCGACTCCTGAATGCAGCAGAGGCGCTGAGGGTGGAGGCCGCAGAGATTGTCCGCTTCTGTGACTCCGTGTCACTGTGTCTGTCAAAA GGACTTGGGGCACCAGTGGGTTCCTTACTTGGGGGcaacgtggagtttattgcagaggcGCGGCGGGTACGGAAGTTGCTTGGGGGAGCAATGAGGCAGGCTGGCGTACTGGCGGCCCCCGGACTGGTGGCATTGAGACTTGCAAAAGAGACCACGAAGTTGGATCATCAGAACGCCAAGACGTTTGCCAAAG CGGTACACGAGCTGGCCTCGCCCGTCTGCAGCACGGACCCGGCTGCAGTGGACAGTAACATGGTGCTGCTCACAATCACGGCACCGCTGATCGCTCAGGAGCTGTGCAACCGGCTCAGCGCCAACGACCAGCAGTCCGATGTGGTGGTAAAAGCTCTGGTCATTTCTCCTGGCACCGTACGGCTCGTCTGGCATCGGGACGTGTCCACGGAGAACACGCTGCAGGCACTGGAGAAGCTAAAGCAGGTGCTACAAAAGTACAACACGGGGGCTCCCTAG